AAACTCTGGCCTACTTCTCTATAATATTCGATCAACTGCTCTCTAGCTCTCGCTTGCTTACTGTTTGCGATCTCTACAGCTTGTGCGATTTCAGACTTATCGATTTTGTCATCAGCTCCTGCTATCATGACTGACACGAGAACTGGGGCATTCAACAATACCTCTATTTCATCGTCTCTCAGTGTTTTGAATTCTTCAACCATCTGCTTTTTTTAATGTATTCAATTGAGTTCCGAAAATAAGAGTATTTACTTTAATTCAAAAGATTAAATCCATGAATCCAGTAAATAAGCTATAATGACGCTCTTCTAATTTGTTCATTGATAAAACCTTCGACCTGTTCCACATCCAGTTTTTTGGCTATGATGCGTTTGTCCTTGTCCAAGATATAGAGGACAGGCGTACTTCTCACGTTGTATTGTACACGAAAATTGCTCTTGTAACCCAAATCCGCATAATTGAGCCACGTCAAATCCAACTCCTTGATGAATGCCTTCCACTTATCCTCATCCGTATCAGTATCTACTGCTACCACTTGTACTTTTTCATCCAATCTATCATACACTTCTTTCAATACAGGTGTTTTCTTTTTGCAATGTCCACATGTAGGAGAATAAAAATATAAGATCACATAGTCATACTTGACCTCATATAAGTTGACTGGGCGCCCAAGGGTATCTTGCAAATAAATCTGCGGGGCAAACTCCCCGATCTGATTGTCACGATGAAAGACCATCTCGTCTCTCAATTCTTGTAACATAGCCTCATTCGCCCATGGAGCCTTTCCGTTGAGGTAATATTCATCGGCCAAATACACAAAAACCTTATCCATTCCCATGATTTTGTGGTTCTGATACTTTTGAAAAAATGTAACTAAAAAATAACGATACATCTCTTCATTGTTCGCCGACTTGGTCAATAGATAGTTGATCGACGAAATGATCGAATCCGGATTCTGAATCGTCACTTTGTCTACGTACTCATTGATTTTCGCTTCGAATATAGGAGTACGCAGCAAACCCTCCGAATCGAAATTCACTGCATCAAAATAATGATCTTTGAAGTCATTGTACTGTCGTTGTTTCTCGTCACTAGTTAGAGAGTCTCCCTCAAAGGCAAACTGAGCCTTTAGATTCATCAATGTCAATAGCTCCCCTACAAAAGTCCCCTGATCTACTTGTTGCAAACTATCACGTACCGCTTCGTTCAGCTCATTGATTTCATGCATTTCAGCGAGTACTGTAGCCGAGTCGAGTTTTGTTGCTGTAGAATCTATGCTCTTGGTCAAGTCTCTGATTTGCTGTTGATGCCTAATCATGAGCCTTTGAAAATCACGAAATTGTTCATTCGCCAAAGACCCCTTGACTCTCATATCGCCATAGGTATCTATGAGATCCGT
The DNA window shown above is from Reichenbachiella sp. 5M10 and carries:
- a CDS encoding TlpA family protein disulfide reductase, with amino-acid sequence MSYKKYLLLLLVLMSFYAQAQEQGYKIKVTVKGTQDSVLYLGYNFGTKKYLQDTAKVKGETVVFEGNTVLKPGVYFLYSPTYYMELIVDEQRFEIETDLIDTYGDMRVKGSLANEQFRDFQRLMIRHQQQIRDLTKSIDSTATKLDSATVLAEMHEINELNEAVRDSLQQVDQGTFVGELLTLMNLKAQFAFEGDSLTSDEKQRQYNDFKDHYFDAVNFDSEGLLRTPIFEAKINEYVDKVTIQNPDSIISSINYLLTKSANNEEMYRYFLVTFFQKYQNHKIMGMDKVFVYLADEYYLNGKAPWANEAMLQELRDEMVFHRDNQIGEFAPQIYLQDTLGRPVNLYEVKYDYVILYFYSPTCGHCKKKTPVLKEVYDRLDEKVQVVAVDTDTDEDKWKAFIKELDLTWLNYADLGYKSNFRVQYNVRSTPVLYILDKDKRIIAKKLDVEQVEGFINEQIRRASL